In the Candidatus Palauibacter polyketidifaciens genome, one interval contains:
- a CDS encoding MBL fold metallo-hydrolase → MSLTVASLGSGSRGNAFLVESDRARVLVDAGFSGVQLARRLAELDVEPEAVDLVVVTHEHRDHSAGAGIGARRWGWRLAMNAPTRRACAPLLRGQEQCEDLPRTGLEVGDLAIEAAPTAHDAAKPVAVTVLHGATGLRVGIATDLGRPTTPVRAALQECAFLVMEANHDEHRLRAASYPWRVKQRIGGSRGHLSNRHAAEFARELAHPGLGGILLAHLSQECNDRELALERVAEGLAPTAYDGLLDVAAQEEPGPRYDVVALARTRAAAEQLSLPI, encoded by the coding sequence GTGAGCCTGACCGTCGCGTCGCTGGGCTCGGGGAGCCGCGGCAACGCTTTTCTCGTGGAGAGCGACCGCGCCCGCGTGCTCGTCGATGCGGGGTTCTCCGGGGTTCAACTTGCCCGCCGACTCGCCGAACTCGATGTGGAGCCGGAAGCCGTCGACCTCGTCGTGGTCACGCACGAGCACCGGGATCACTCCGCGGGCGCCGGCATCGGAGCACGCCGCTGGGGCTGGCGTCTCGCCATGAACGCGCCTACCCGCCGCGCCTGCGCTCCGCTACTGCGCGGGCAGGAGCAATGCGAGGACCTGCCGCGCACGGGACTCGAGGTCGGCGACCTCGCGATCGAGGCCGCCCCCACCGCGCACGACGCCGCGAAACCCGTCGCCGTCACGGTGCTGCACGGAGCCACGGGCCTGCGGGTGGGGATCGCGACGGACCTCGGGAGACCGACGACACCCGTCCGCGCGGCGCTCCAGGAGTGCGCCTTTCTCGTCATGGAAGCGAACCACGATGAACACCGTCTTCGGGCGGCGTCCTATCCCTGGCGGGTCAAGCAGCGGATCGGAGGCAGTCGAGGACACCTCTCCAACCGCCACGCGGCCGAGTTCGCGCGCGAACTCGCGCACCCCGGGCTGGGCGGGATTCTGCTTGCCCACCTGAGCCAGGAGTGCAACGACCGGGAACTCGCTCTGGAAAGAGTCGCGGAAGGCCTCGCGCCGACGGCGTACGATGGGCTGTTGGACGTCGCCGCGCAGGAGGAGCCCGGCCCCCGCTATGACGTCGTCGCGCTCGCGAGGACCCGCGCCGCCGCCGAACAACTCTCTCTCCCCATCTGA
- a CDS encoding phosphatidate cytidylyltransferase, protein MSSNLHKRLAVAGVGVPLCALATYAGGVVFVTGLGVAAALGYREFAAMMRGTGTRVLGLSGAVAAFLFPFAVFAGGLESGGFYAVGLMLLFPVLALTTADLSERPIRAAACTAFGVFYVGGLLALGLPLREGELLLPAGADASAGRMAGTLLFFFPVVITWLADTAAYLGGRTLGKRPLAPRISPNKTVAGAVSALLAGLATAVLYPRFLLRELWTLELAPTLAFGFVVTALAIVGDLVESALKRECGVKDSSRLLPGHGGMLDRLDSILWAVPAAFLFLFLFA, encoded by the coding sequence ATGAGTTCCAACCTCCACAAGAGACTCGCGGTCGCGGGTGTCGGAGTCCCCCTCTGCGCGCTGGCGACCTACGCCGGCGGGGTGGTCTTCGTCACCGGGCTGGGGGTTGCGGCCGCGCTCGGTTACCGGGAATTCGCCGCGATGATGCGCGGTACCGGGACACGGGTCCTCGGCCTGTCGGGAGCGGTGGCCGCGTTTCTCTTCCCCTTCGCCGTCTTCGCGGGCGGTCTCGAGAGCGGTGGATTCTATGCGGTGGGCCTGATGCTCCTCTTCCCCGTGCTCGCGCTCACGACCGCGGACCTCTCGGAGCGGCCGATCCGGGCCGCCGCCTGCACGGCGTTCGGAGTCTTCTACGTCGGGGGGCTGCTCGCCCTGGGGCTCCCCCTGCGCGAAGGCGAACTCCTGCTGCCGGCCGGCGCCGATGCGAGCGCCGGGCGGATGGCCGGTACGCTCCTCTTCTTCTTCCCGGTCGTCATCACCTGGCTCGCCGACACCGCGGCGTACCTCGGCGGACGCACTCTCGGGAAGCGCCCGCTCGCCCCGCGCATAAGCCCGAACAAGACGGTAGCGGGCGCCGTGAGTGCGCTGCTGGCGGGCCTCGCCACCGCTGTCCTCTATCCGCGATTCCTCCTTCGGGAGCTCTGGACGCTGGAGCTGGCGCCCACGCTGGCCTTCGGATTCGTCGTGACGGCATTGGCGATCGTCGGCGATCTCGTGGAATCCGCCCTCAAGCGCGAGTGCGGCGTAAAGGACTCATCGCGTCTGCTTCCGGGGCACGGCGGGATGCTGGATCGGCTCGATTCCATCCTGTGGGCGGTCCCGGCCGCGTTCCTCTTCCTCTTCCTCTTCGCGTGA
- the thiI gene encoding tRNA uracil 4-sulfurtransferase ThiI, translating to MAAQHELGDGPVRVLVRFSGELSTKARRTRSRFQNRLATNLRDAFESEGIDAVLEPGWSRFHIEGPNTAFLDPLLRTFGVSSCSLLAGECEADLDMIVATGTALFSESVRGRSYAVRARRSGSHGFSSSDIQQRLGAALNPGATVDLGDPDITVFVEVRDDRVFFHEDRVRGPSGLPLGVQGHALALISGGFDSAVAAWMALRRGIRLDYAFCNLGGSAYERMVVEVTKVLADRWSYGTRPRLHVLEFGPVVEAMRARAKPAYLQVVLKRMMYRAAARIGERIGADAIVTGESVGQVSSQTLRNLRAIENASSLPVLRPLLGFHKEEILDRAREIGTYDLSARVREYCDLVPQRPVTASSPEAAEAQESAVGFEELGEAVAGASVHDVRALRPESMVGASLYVVEVPDGAVILDTRACDAFEAWHWPGATRRDLPQLERDFGELDRDATYVLCCTEGVRTAYLAEVMQRAGYEAYSFLGGAPRMRRVARGGAEID from the coding sequence ATGGCGGCGCAACACGAACTCGGAGACGGGCCCGTTCGGGTCCTCGTACGATTCTCCGGCGAGCTCTCGACGAAGGCGCGCCGGACGCGGTCGCGCTTCCAGAACCGGCTCGCGACGAACCTGCGTGACGCGTTCGAGTCCGAAGGGATCGACGCCGTCCTCGAGCCAGGCTGGAGCCGTTTCCATATTGAAGGCCCGAACACGGCCTTTCTCGACCCCCTGCTGCGCACCTTCGGCGTGTCCAGTTGTTCCCTGCTTGCCGGCGAGTGCGAGGCGGATCTCGACATGATCGTTGCCACGGGCACGGCCCTCTTCTCCGAGTCCGTGCGGGGCCGGAGCTATGCGGTGCGGGCGCGCCGTTCCGGTTCACATGGCTTCTCGTCCTCGGATATCCAGCAGCGTCTCGGGGCGGCCCTCAATCCCGGCGCCACCGTGGACCTCGGGGATCCGGACATCACCGTGTTCGTCGAGGTCCGCGATGACCGGGTGTTCTTTCACGAGGACAGGGTGCGGGGACCGTCCGGCCTGCCGCTCGGAGTTCAAGGACATGCGCTCGCCCTCATCTCCGGCGGTTTCGATTCGGCCGTGGCCGCCTGGATGGCGCTGCGCCGGGGGATTCGCCTCGACTACGCCTTCTGCAACCTCGGCGGAAGCGCGTACGAGCGGATGGTCGTGGAGGTGACGAAGGTGCTGGCGGATCGCTGGAGCTACGGAACGCGGCCCCGGCTGCACGTCCTCGAGTTCGGTCCGGTCGTCGAGGCCATGCGGGCCCGCGCCAAGCCCGCATACCTGCAGGTCGTCCTCAAGCGGATGATGTACCGCGCCGCCGCGAGGATCGGGGAACGCATCGGTGCCGACGCGATCGTCACGGGCGAGTCGGTCGGGCAGGTCTCCTCGCAGACGCTCCGCAATCTCCGCGCGATCGAGAATGCCTCGTCGCTCCCGGTGCTCCGACCCCTGCTCGGATTCCACAAGGAGGAGATTCTCGACCGGGCGCGGGAGATCGGCACGTACGATCTGTCCGCCCGTGTGCGCGAGTACTGCGACCTCGTGCCGCAGCGGCCGGTCACCGCATCGTCGCCGGAGGCCGCCGAGGCGCAGGAGTCGGCCGTGGGTTTCGAGGAACTGGGCGAGGCGGTCGCCGGCGCGTCCGTGCACGATGTGCGGGCCCTGCGTCCGGAGTCCATGGTCGGAGCGTCCCTGTACGTGGTCGAGGTGCCCGACGGCGCGGTCATCCTCGACACCCGCGCCTGCGACGCCTTCGAGGCCTGGCACTGGCCGGGCGCGACCCGCCGCGATCTCCCGCAACTCGAGCGGGATTTCGGCGAACTCGATCGCGACGCGACCTACGTGCTCTGCTGTACGGAGGGTGTGCGAACGGCCTACCTGGCCGAGGTCATGCAGCGCGCGGGATACGAGGCCTATTCCTTCCTCGGTGGGGCGCCCCGCATGCGGCGCGTCGCGCGAGGCGGGGCGGAGATCGACTGA
- the rseP gene encoding RIP metalloprotease RseP: MIVTILVTLIVLGVLIFVHELGHFAAAKSVGIDVPRFSIGLGPKMVGFRRGETEYVLSWIPLGGYVKMAGMADEEVTSTLEGGGGRAPEHTARSEARPGPGDFDGKPLWARFFAISAGVIMNWMFAVVAFAAIAMGRGVFEPRIAEVAPGSPAAEAGLRSDDLVLRVDGGAVHDPAQVTMRIERRAGEPVDIVVERGGEQLTFVATPDAVEQYSDLTGESRTVGRIGISVGADGGRADPIAALGRGWSNAAYWGGAVLQFLGDLVTGRSSAREVGGPILIGEISGRAARAGFWELLSFMAIISINLAIFNLLPIPVLDGGHLLFLGIEAVRGRALSVQARMRFTTVGMVFVLALMVWAVGNDVLRVILR; encoded by the coding sequence GTGATCGTAACGATTCTGGTAACCCTCATTGTCCTGGGCGTGCTCATCTTCGTGCACGAGCTGGGGCATTTTGCTGCCGCGAAGAGCGTCGGGATCGACGTGCCGCGGTTTTCGATCGGCCTGGGCCCGAAGATGGTGGGGTTTCGGCGCGGTGAAACGGAGTATGTCCTCTCTTGGATCCCCCTCGGCGGCTACGTCAAGATGGCCGGGATGGCGGACGAGGAGGTGACGTCGACGCTCGAGGGCGGCGGCGGGCGTGCCCCCGAGCACACGGCACGGAGCGAAGCGCGTCCGGGGCCCGGAGACTTCGACGGGAAGCCGCTCTGGGCCCGCTTCTTCGCCATCTCGGCCGGCGTCATCATGAACTGGATGTTCGCGGTCGTCGCCTTCGCCGCGATCGCGATGGGGCGCGGCGTGTTCGAGCCGCGGATCGCCGAGGTCGCGCCCGGGTCACCCGCTGCGGAGGCGGGACTTCGGAGCGACGATCTGGTCCTGCGCGTGGACGGCGGCGCGGTGCACGACCCCGCCCAGGTGACGATGCGGATCGAGCGCCGGGCCGGCGAGCCCGTCGACATCGTCGTGGAGCGGGGAGGGGAGCAGCTCACCTTCGTCGCGACGCCCGACGCGGTCGAGCAATACTCGGATCTCACGGGAGAATCGAGGACGGTCGGGCGCATCGGGATCTCCGTCGGCGCCGATGGAGGTCGAGCGGACCCCATCGCCGCCCTGGGGCGCGGCTGGTCGAACGCGGCCTACTGGGGCGGCGCCGTCCTTCAGTTCCTCGGAGACCTCGTCACGGGACGGAGTTCGGCGCGAGAGGTCGGCGGCCCGATTCTGATCGGGGAGATCTCCGGACGCGCGGCGCGTGCGGGATTCTGGGAACTCCTGAGTTTCATGGCGATCATCAGCATCAATCTCGCCATCTTCAATCTGCTGCCGATTCCCGTCCTCGATGGGGGACACCTCCTCTTCCTGGGGATCGAGGCGGTCCGCGGCCGGGCGCTCAGCGTCCAGGCGCGCATGCGGTTCACGACGGTGGGGATGGTTTTTGTCCTCGCCCTCATGGTGTGGGCCGTGGGAAACGACGTGCTCAGGGTGATCCTCAGATAG
- the eno gene encoding phosphopyruvate hydratase yields MTAIVRVVGREIVDSRGNPTVEADVHLEDGAIGRAAVPSGASTGDHESVELRDRDPARYKGKGVQRAVAHVNGEIASAVRGRDASDQRGLDSTLIALDGTPNKGRLGANAILAVSMATARAAAASAGTPLFRHLGAGDPRVLPVPMLNILNGGAHANNTVDIQEFMILPLGAPSFSEGLRVGVEVFHTLKRRLSDAGYATAVGDEGGVAPDLSSNREALDLIMAAIVDAGYEPGSEVALSLDCAASEFYDARAGAYRLESAGEAGELGARDLVSLYEDWLDAYPIVSIEDGLHEDDWEGWATLTSRVGGRVQLVGDDLFVTSVDRLARGIEAGIGNAILIKLNQIGTVSETLDAIGMAAEANFGIVISHRSGETADTFIADLAVATNAGQIKTGSACRSERVAKYNQLLRIEEQLGPRATYPGAAVYGGR; encoded by the coding sequence GTGACGGCCATCGTCCGGGTCGTCGGCCGCGAGATCGTCGATTCGCGGGGCAATCCTACGGTCGAGGCCGACGTGCATCTCGAAGACGGCGCAATCGGCCGCGCCGCCGTCCCCAGCGGCGCATCGACGGGGGACCACGAATCGGTGGAGCTGCGCGACCGTGACCCCGCGCGCTACAAGGGCAAGGGCGTGCAACGTGCGGTCGCGCACGTCAACGGGGAGATTGCGTCAGCCGTGCGAGGACGCGACGCCTCGGACCAGCGCGGGCTCGACTCCACGCTCATCGCGCTCGACGGCACGCCGAACAAGGGCCGCCTCGGAGCGAATGCGATCCTTGCCGTCTCCATGGCGACGGCGCGCGCGGCCGCCGCCTCGGCGGGGACGCCTCTGTTCCGACACCTCGGTGCCGGTGATCCGCGCGTCCTCCCGGTCCCGATGCTGAATATTCTCAATGGCGGCGCCCACGCGAACAACACGGTCGACATACAGGAGTTCATGATTCTGCCGCTTGGCGCGCCGAGTTTTTCCGAGGGTCTCCGGGTTGGTGTGGAGGTGTTCCACACGCTGAAACGCCGGCTCTCGGACGCAGGGTATGCGACCGCCGTTGGGGACGAGGGCGGGGTGGCTCCGGACCTGTCTTCGAACCGTGAAGCCCTGGACCTCATCATGGCCGCGATCGTCGACGCGGGTTACGAGCCCGGCTCCGAGGTCGCGCTCTCTCTCGACTGTGCCGCATCGGAGTTCTACGACGCACGGGCCGGAGCGTACCGGCTCGAGAGCGCCGGTGAAGCCGGAGAACTCGGCGCGCGGGACCTCGTGTCGCTCTACGAGGACTGGCTGGACGCATACCCCATCGTCTCGATCGAAGACGGACTCCACGAAGACGACTGGGAGGGGTGGGCGACCCTCACGTCCCGGGTCGGAGGTCGCGTTCAGCTCGTCGGGGACGACCTCTTCGTAACCAGCGTCGATCGTCTGGCGCGCGGTATCGAGGCCGGAATCGGGAACGCGATCCTCATCAAGCTCAATCAGATCGGGACCGTGAGCGAGACGCTGGACGCGATCGGGATGGCTGCGGAGGCGAACTTCGGCATCGTCATTTCGCACCGCTCCGGGGAAACCGCCGACACGTTCATCGCGGACCTCGCGGTGGCGACGAACGCCGGGCAGATCAAGACGGGAAGCGCGTGCCGGTCGGAACGCGTCGCGAAGTACAACCAGCTGCTGCGGATCGAGGAACAGCTCGGCCCGAGGGCGACCTATCCGGGGGCCGCCGTGTACGGAGGCCGGTGA
- a CDS encoding lysophospholipid acyltransferase family protein — protein MIRTTIFYVALVLATIFFGAMAAVVALVGGGRAWMDRANRGWARSALVAAGVRVKVHGLEHLHPSGTQIIVANHQSYFDIWALIACLPASVRFIAKRELGNIPMLSVGMRSAGHVLIDRDRARSARETLREAGDRMQAEQLTLVLFPEGTRSRDGQLGRFRRGSFALALATPAPLVPAALDGGQHIYPPGAKRVRPGSITVRLGPAIRREGAEPADRKTLVRKTRAAIEGMLPEAGSGGGASE, from the coding sequence TTGATCAGGACGACGATCTTCTACGTCGCGCTCGTGCTAGCGACGATCTTCTTCGGGGCCATGGCGGCGGTGGTTGCCCTCGTCGGCGGCGGTCGGGCCTGGATGGATCGTGCCAATCGCGGCTGGGCTCGCTCGGCGCTCGTGGCCGCCGGCGTGCGCGTCAAGGTGCACGGTCTCGAGCATCTCCATCCTTCCGGAACCCAGATCATCGTCGCGAACCACCAGTCGTACTTCGACATCTGGGCGCTCATCGCGTGCCTCCCCGCGTCCGTGCGCTTCATCGCGAAGCGTGAGTTGGGGAACATTCCGATGCTCTCGGTGGGGATGCGTTCCGCGGGGCACGTGCTCATCGACCGCGACCGGGCCCGCAGCGCGAGGGAAACGCTTCGGGAGGCAGGCGACCGGATGCAGGCCGAGCAGCTGACTCTCGTGCTGTTTCCGGAGGGGACCCGGTCGCGTGACGGCCAACTGGGGCGTTTCCGGCGCGGCTCCTTCGCCCTTGCCCTGGCGACGCCGGCGCCCCTGGTGCCCGCGGCGCTCGATGGGGGCCAGCACATCTATCCGCCCGGCGCGAAGCGGGTACGGCCGGGATCCATCACGGTGCGGCTGGGGCCGGCGATTCGGCGGGAAGGAGCGGAGCCGGCCGACCGGAAGACGTTGGTGCGGAAGACCCGCGCCGCCATCGAGGGGATGCTCCCGGAGGCAGGATCGGGCGGCGGCGCGTCCGAATAG
- the uppS gene encoding polyprenyl diphosphate synthase, with the protein MTAALETVRQGEVPTHVAVIMDGNGRWARLRGLPRWEGHRAGMTAVREIIEGSVEAGVAHLTLYAFSDENWFRPSMEVEALMTLLQEYVRSQREALVRHGVRVTVFGDRLRLPGEARRAISELEASTEGGTALEVHLAISYGSRAELAGVARTLAQRCLEGDLAPEEIDAELFASELLTRDWPDPDLLIRTSGEQRISNFLLWQLAYAELFVTDVLWPDFTREHLFGALVDYRRRERRFGLVKT; encoded by the coding sequence ATGACGGCGGCCCTGGAAACCGTCCGGCAGGGGGAAGTGCCGACCCATGTCGCCGTCATCATGGACGGGAACGGCCGCTGGGCGAGACTGCGTGGCCTGCCGAGATGGGAGGGGCACCGCGCGGGCATGACGGCGGTGCGCGAGATCATCGAAGGGTCGGTGGAGGCCGGCGTGGCCCACCTCACCCTGTACGCCTTCTCGGACGAAAACTGGTTCCGGCCTTCGATGGAGGTGGAAGCGTTGATGACGCTCCTCCAGGAGTATGTGCGTAGTCAGCGCGAAGCTCTGGTCAGGCACGGAGTCCGCGTCACCGTGTTCGGTGACCGGCTGCGGCTTCCCGGCGAGGCCCGCCGGGCGATCTCCGAACTCGAGGCCTCGACGGAGGGCGGAACGGCACTGGAAGTGCACCTCGCGATCAGCTACGGATCGCGGGCGGAGCTCGCGGGTGTGGCGCGAACGCTCGCACAGCGTTGCCTGGAAGGCGACCTGGCTCCGGAGGAGATCGACGCCGAACTCTTCGCGTCGGAACTCCTGACGAGGGACTGGCCGGATCCCGACCTCCTGATCCGGACCTCGGGGGAGCAGCGCATCTCCAACTTCCTCCTCTGGCAGCTAGCGTACGCGGAACTCTTCGTGACGGACGTCCTGTGGCCCGACTTCACCCGGGAGCACCTCTTCGGCGCGCTCGTCGACTACCGGCGCCGCGAGCGGAGATTCGGGCTGGTGAAGACGTGA
- a CDS encoding putative sugar nucleotidyl transferase, translating to MTTLVMFDDERANGWAPFALTRPCGELVFGRWTLRERLERVARMRVAGHVTRPWLRRYAEPGAPGCLDAGGLDAPCTVWNARAVPSLETAWNDAPANLWVAGELAGVRLGSGAEPPRADWFAAPRPRPGLPDREVPGGWLRNPWDLVSAGPDRLAADLAAGSGPEAAALPSGCWRLGDAPIRLGKGALVEPGVLFDAREGPVELGPGVEVRAGTRLGGPLYAGADSQLLGGHISRFWGGPASRVRGEVDRVTMLGHSNKAHDGFLGHAYLGSWVNLGAATVNSDLKHTYGSIRVGPPGARRDTGLMKFGCLLGDHVKTGIGTRLETGTVVGAGSSLFGAEPPPRWVEPFSWGGGRSPELHRRGDFLSTAVRVVERRGLEGTPELRDWLGDVWDEARRS from the coding sequence TTGACGACGCTGGTCATGTTCGACGACGAGCGGGCGAACGGATGGGCTCCTTTCGCGCTCACCCGGCCGTGCGGCGAACTCGTCTTCGGCCGCTGGACGTTGCGCGAGCGGCTGGAGCGGGTCGCGCGAATGCGCGTCGCCGGTCACGTGACGCGCCCCTGGCTGCGCCGGTATGCGGAGCCCGGAGCGCCGGGTTGCCTGGACGCGGGCGGGCTGGACGCGCCGTGCACCGTATGGAACGCCCGGGCCGTGCCGTCACTCGAAACGGCGTGGAACGACGCGCCCGCGAACCTCTGGGTCGCCGGCGAACTGGCGGGCGTCCGCTTGGGCTCCGGCGCGGAGCCGCCGCGAGCGGACTGGTTCGCCGCTCCGCGCCCGCGGCCCGGGCTGCCGGACCGCGAGGTGCCCGGCGGGTGGCTGCGGAACCCGTGGGACCTCGTGTCGGCGGGGCCCGACCGGCTGGCCGCCGACCTGGCGGCCGGCTCGGGCCCGGAAGCGGCGGCGCTACCGAGCGGTTGCTGGCGCCTTGGCGACGCCCCGATCCGCCTCGGCAAGGGGGCGCTCGTCGAACCCGGCGTGCTATTCGATGCGCGCGAAGGCCCGGTCGAACTCGGTCCCGGAGTCGAGGTCCGCGCCGGCACCCGCCTCGGCGGGCCGCTCTACGCGGGGGCCGACTCACAGCTCCTCGGCGGCCACATCTCGCGCTTTTGGGGGGGACCCGCCTCCCGCGTGCGGGGCGAAGTCGACCGCGTGACGATGCTGGGCCACTCGAACAAGGCGCACGACGGGTTCCTCGGACATGCGTACCTCGGCTCCTGGGTCAACCTCGGCGCGGCCACGGTAAACAGCGATCTCAAACACACCTACGGCTCGATCCGGGTGGGACCGCCGGGCGCACGGCGGGATACCGGACTCATGAAGTTCGGCTGTCTGCTCGGCGATCACGTGAAGACCGGCATCGGCACTCGACTCGAGACCGGCACGGTCGTCGGCGCCGGCTCGAGCCTGTTCGGAGCGGAGCCGCCACCTCGGTGGGTGGAACCCTTCTCGTGGGGAGGAGGCCGGAGCCCCGAGCTCCACCGCCGCGGCGATTTCCTCTCCACCGCCGTCCGGGTTGTCGAGCGCCGGGGCCTCGAAGGGACCCCGGAACTCCGGGACTGGCTGGGCGACGTCTGGGACGAGGCCCGCCGCTCGTGA
- a CDS encoding septum formation initiator family protein encodes MAEAANRRLTRAITFIALIGAGYYWMVGGEYTRADLVRLEGEIESREAEMTARNDELASIRAWADSLVSNAWAIERVARERYGFVRPQEILVRFVDLGDREPPGSATPPHVNVP; translated from the coding sequence ATGGCGGAGGCGGCCAACCGTCGGCTCACGCGCGCCATCACCTTCATCGCCCTCATCGGAGCGGGGTACTACTGGATGGTGGGTGGAGAATACACGAGAGCCGATCTGGTCCGACTGGAGGGTGAAATCGAGTCGAGGGAAGCGGAGATGACGGCCCGCAACGATGAACTCGCGTCGATCCGAGCCTGGGCCGACAGTCTCGTGTCGAACGCCTGGGCGATCGAGCGCGTCGCTCGGGAACGGTACGGCTTCGTCCGGCCGCAAGAGATCCTGGTGCGGTTCGTCGACCTCGGAGACCGGGAGCCCCCCGGCTCCGCGACGCCCCCGCATGTGAACGTACCCTGA
- the dxr gene encoding 1-deoxy-D-xylulose-5-phosphate reductoisomerase: MKRVAVLGATGSVGAGTLEVIRRHPAQFRAAVLTANRSWEALDALALDRDPDFVVLGTPPPDDFAPRWAGEWRFGADALAEAAGSPGIDVVLNAIVGFAGLDATLAALGAGKRLALANKESLVAGGELVMRALRRGGGELLPVDSEHSAVHQCLAGRPVSEVARVTLTASGGPFREWPADRLATVKPADALRHPTWSMGAKITIDSATLANKALEVIEAHTLFDLPYERIEVVVHPTSIVHSLVEFRDGSSLAQLGRPSMEIPILWALGYPDRLDDQRQEAGFDPVRDGPLEFEPVREDDFPLFRAGVAAGRAGGEFPVAFNAANEVAVERFLSGGVGFRELADVVLRTLERFSSRAIESVEDARRVDAGARAIARGPYGESKSGDAE, encoded by the coding sequence GTGAAGCGCGTCGCCGTCCTCGGCGCCACGGGATCCGTCGGCGCGGGCACGCTCGAAGTGATCCGCCGCCACCCGGCGCAGTTTCGTGCGGCCGTCCTGACGGCGAACCGCAGCTGGGAGGCGCTCGACGCGCTCGCGCTCGACCGGGATCCCGATTTCGTCGTGCTCGGGACCCCGCCCCCGGACGACTTCGCGCCGCGATGGGCCGGCGAGTGGCGGTTTGGCGCCGATGCGCTCGCGGAGGCGGCCGGATCGCCGGGGATCGACGTCGTTCTCAATGCGATCGTCGGGTTCGCAGGGCTCGATGCGACGCTGGCGGCGCTTGGAGCGGGGAAGCGGCTGGCACTCGCCAACAAGGAGTCGCTCGTGGCGGGCGGAGAGCTCGTGATGCGTGCGCTGCGCCGTGGAGGCGGTGAACTCCTGCCGGTGGACAGCGAGCACTCCGCGGTCCACCAGTGTCTGGCCGGGCGTCCGGTGTCGGAGGTGGCGCGCGTCACCCTCACGGCCTCGGGCGGTCCCTTCCGCGAGTGGCCGGCGGATCGGCTCGCCACCGTCAAGCCGGCCGATGCCCTGCGTCATCCCACGTGGTCGATGGGAGCCAAGATCACAATTGACTCCGCCACGCTGGCGAACAAGGCGCTCGAGGTCATCGAGGCGCACACGCTGTTCGACCTCCCCTACGAGCGGATCGAGGTCGTCGTGCATCCCACATCGATCGTTCATTCCCTCGTCGAATTCAGGGACGGCTCCTCGCTTGCGCAATTGGGCCGACCCTCGATGGAGATCCCGATCCTGTGGGCTCTCGGCTACCCCGACCGGCTGGACGACCAGCGGCAGGAGGCGGGGTTCGACCCTGTGCGGGATGGTCCTCTGGAGTTCGAACCGGTGCGGGAGGACGATTTTCCCCTCTTCCGCGCGGGGGTCGCGGCGGGAAGGGCGGGAGGCGAGTTTCCGGTGGCCTTCAACGCGGCCAACGAGGTCGCCGTCGAGAGGTTTCTCTCCGGGGGCGTCGGCTTCAGGGAACTCGCCGACGTCGTGCTTCGTACACTTGAACGGTTCTCGTCGCGCGCCATCGAATCGGTGGAGGATGCGCGGCGCGTCGACGCGGGGGCGCGCGCCATCGCCCGCGGTCCATACGGGGAGTCCAAGTCGGGAGACGCTGAGTGA